A window of Xylophilus sp. GW821-FHT01B05 contains these coding sequences:
- a CDS encoding ABC transporter substrate-binding protein — MTRTLGSLVTRTALASALAAMAWTAGTAQAADAVKVGLLSTLSGPGAGLGIDIRDGFNLAVKQSGGKLGGLPAEVIVADDQQSPDVARQTADRMVKRDKVDFMTGIVFSNLMLAVGAPVFQSKTFYLSANAGPSQYAGEQCNPYFFSVSYQNDNLHEAVGKTVQDKGFKRVALLAPNYPAGKDALTGFKRYFKGEVVMETYTPLNQMDYGTELSKMRAAQPDAVYFFLPGGLGINFIKQFVGAGLSKDMTLFAPGFSADEDVIKAVGEPMLGMFNSSLWAHDLPNEANKKFVADFQKEYGRLPTLYAAQGYDSARLIDAAVRDTKGKLDDKSAVRKALEAARFDSVRGGFKFGPNHFPIQDYYLRIVTKDQQGRVTNRLLSTVFKNHGDAYSASCKMKG; from the coding sequence ATGACCCGCACCCTAGGCTCGCTCGTGACACGTACCGCTCTTGCGTCTGCCCTTGCCGCCATGGCCTGGACGGCCGGTACCGCCCAGGCGGCTGATGCGGTCAAGGTCGGCCTGCTCAGCACCTTGTCGGGGCCTGGCGCGGGCCTGGGCATAGACATCCGCGACGGCTTCAACCTGGCGGTAAAGCAGTCGGGTGGCAAGCTCGGCGGCCTGCCGGCGGAAGTGATCGTGGCCGACGACCAGCAAAGCCCTGATGTGGCGCGCCAGACCGCAGACCGCATGGTCAAGCGCGACAAGGTCGACTTCATGACCGGCATCGTCTTCTCCAACCTGATGCTGGCGGTGGGCGCGCCGGTGTTCCAGTCCAAGACCTTCTACCTGAGCGCCAACGCCGGCCCGTCGCAGTACGCCGGCGAGCAGTGCAACCCCTACTTCTTCAGCGTCTCTTACCAGAACGACAACCTGCACGAGGCCGTGGGCAAGACCGTGCAGGACAAGGGCTTCAAGCGCGTGGCCCTGCTGGCGCCCAACTACCCGGCAGGCAAGGATGCGCTGACCGGCTTCAAGCGCTACTTCAAGGGCGAGGTGGTGATGGAGACCTACACCCCGCTCAACCAGATGGACTACGGCACCGAGCTGTCCAAGATGCGCGCGGCCCAGCCAGACGCGGTCTACTTCTTCCTGCCGGGCGGCCTGGGCATCAACTTCATCAAGCAGTTTGTGGGTGCCGGCCTGTCCAAGGACATGACCTTGTTCGCCCCCGGCTTCTCGGCCGACGAAGACGTGATCAAGGCCGTGGGCGAACCCATGCTGGGCATGTTCAACAGCTCGCTCTGGGCGCATGACCTGCCCAACGAGGCCAACAAGAAGTTCGTTGCCGACTTCCAGAAGGAATACGGCCGCCTGCCCACGCTGTATGCGGCCCAGGGCTATGACTCGGCCCGCCTGATCGACGCCGCCGTGCGCGACACCAAGGGCAAGCTCGACGACAAGTCCGCAGTGCGCAAGGCGCTGGAGGCGGCCAGGTTCGACTCGGTGCGCGGCGGCTTCAAGTTTGGCCCCAACCATTTCCCCATCCAGGACTACTACCTGCGCATCGTCACCAAGGACCAGCAGGGCCGCGTCACCAACCGGCTGCTGAGCACGGTCTTCAAGAACCATGGCGACGCCTATTCGGCTAGCTGCAAGATGAAAGGCTGA
- a CDS encoding branched-chain amino acid ABC transporter permease, which produces MTGILILEQALNGLQFGLMLFLLAAGLTLVFGIMDMINLAHGSLYMLGAYLVASIATASGSFVVGLLGGVAATAAIGMLLEVTVLRRLYQRDHLSQVLGTFALLLMANEAVRMIWGSQPIAFNPPAALAGPVELLPGFSYPAFRLLITAVGLAVALALYLLVSRTRLGMQVRAGAANREMALAMGTNVRRLFTIVFGLGAALCAVAGGMLGPLLAVQVGMGESILILAFVVIVIGGIGSIRGALLGALLVGVLDTVARTLLPLVLGHLLGASAAESAGPALASVLIYVVMAAVLFFKPQGLFPARA; this is translated from the coding sequence ATGACCGGCATCCTGATTCTTGAGCAAGCCCTCAACGGCCTGCAGTTTGGCCTCATGCTGTTCCTGCTGGCCGCCGGCCTCACGCTGGTGTTCGGCATCATGGACATGATCAACCTGGCGCACGGCTCGCTCTACATGCTGGGGGCCTACCTGGTGGCGAGCATTGCCACCGCGTCGGGCTCCTTCGTGGTCGGGCTGCTGGGCGGCGTGGCGGCGACGGCGGCCATTGGCATGCTGCTGGAGGTAACGGTGCTGCGCCGCCTGTACCAGCGCGACCATCTGTCGCAGGTGCTGGGCACCTTCGCGCTGTTGCTCATGGCCAACGAGGCGGTGCGCATGATCTGGGGATCACAGCCCATCGCCTTCAACCCGCCCGCCGCGCTGGCCGGGCCGGTAGAGCTGCTGCCGGGCTTCTCGTACCCGGCCTTTCGCCTGCTGATCACTGCCGTGGGCCTGGCCGTGGCGCTGGCGTTGTACCTGCTGGTGTCGCGCACCCGGCTGGGCATGCAGGTGCGTGCCGGCGCGGCCAACCGCGAGATGGCGCTGGCCATGGGCACCAATGTGCGGCGCCTGTTCACCATCGTGTTTGGCCTGGGCGCGGCGCTGTGCGCGGTGGCGGGCGGCATGCTGGGGCCGCTGCTGGCGGTGCAGGTGGGCATGGGCGAAAGCATCCTGATCCTGGCCTTTGTCGTCATCGTGATCGGCGGCATAGGCTCCATCCGTGGTGCGCTGCTGGGCGCCTTGCTGGTGGGCGTACTCGACACCGTCGCGCGCACGCTGCTGCCGCTGGTGCTGGGCCATCTGCTGGGTGCATCGGCAGCGGAAAGCGCCGGGCCGGCGCTGGCATCGGTATTGATCTACGTGGTGATGGCCGCCGTCCTATTTTTCAAACCCCAGGGCTTGTTCCCTGCTCGCGCTTGA
- a CDS encoding branched-chain amino acid ABC transporter permease, producing MAAPAFATWPQGPLDHPLRPVRAIVLLLLLAALPVVATALGEDFYIGLASRILIYALAATSLNLILGYGGMVSFGHAAFIGTGAYTVAVLMQQGVASAWVAWPLAMLVSAAFALVIGAISLRTRGVYFIMITLAFAQMLYYLTLSLKAWGGDDGLSLAGRSQVGMGLDLGSDTVFYYVVLALFALVFVGVQRLLNARFGHVLQALRENETRMRAIGFPVLRYQLVAFTLAGALAGLAGALVANQGSFVSPALMQWSQSGMLMVMVILGGVGYLYGGLVGAAVFLLLEEILSGYTMHWQFGLGALLLAVVLVAPNGLLSLRGRKGQA from the coding sequence ATGGCTGCACCTGCTTTTGCCACATGGCCGCAAGGCCCGCTGGACCATCCCTTGCGGCCTGTGCGCGCCATCGTCCTGCTGCTGTTGCTGGCCGCGCTGCCGGTGGTGGCCACGGCGCTGGGGGAAGACTTCTACATCGGCCTGGCCAGCCGCATCCTGATCTACGCGCTGGCCGCCACCAGCCTGAACCTGATCCTGGGCTATGGCGGCATGGTGAGTTTTGGCCATGCGGCCTTTATCGGCACGGGGGCCTATACCGTGGCCGTGCTGATGCAGCAGGGCGTGGCATCGGCCTGGGTGGCCTGGCCGCTGGCCATGCTGGTGAGCGCGGCGTTTGCGCTGGTCATAGGCGCCATCAGCCTGCGCACGCGCGGGGTGTACTTCATCATGATCACGCTGGCCTTTGCCCAGATGCTGTACTACCTGACGCTGTCGCTCAAGGCCTGGGGTGGGGACGACGGGCTGTCGCTGGCCGGGCGCTCGCAAGTCGGCATGGGCCTGGACCTGGGCAGCGACACGGTCTTCTATTACGTGGTGCTGGCGCTGTTTGCGCTGGTGTTTGTGGGCGTGCAGCGCCTGCTCAACGCCCGCTTTGGCCACGTGCTGCAGGCCCTGCGCGAGAACGAAACGCGCATGCGCGCCATCGGCTTCCCCGTGCTGCGCTACCAACTGGTGGCCTTTACCCTGGCAGGCGCACTGGCCGGCCTGGCGGGCGCGCTGGTGGCCAACCAGGGCAGCTTTGTCAGCCCGGCGCTAATGCAATGGAGCCAGTCCGGCATGCTGATGGTCATGGTCATCCTGGGCGGCGTGGGCTACCTGTATGGCGGGCTGGTGGGCGCGGCGGTGTTTCTGCTGCTGGAAGAGATCTTGTCGGGCTACACCATGCACTGGCAGTTTGGCCTGGGGGCCTTGCTGCTGGCCGTGGTGCTGGTGGCGCCCAACGGCTTGCTGAGCCTGCGTGGCCGCAAGGGGCAAGCATGA
- a CDS encoding ABC transporter ATP-binding protein produces the protein MSDLLQIDGLVKRFGGLTATDHAHLAVRQGEVHALIGPNGAGKTTLIHQLSGALAPDAGRIVFDGQDITALPMHQRVLRGLARSYQITTIFRRLSVLDNLALAVQARQGSSLRFWRPARAEHARYEEAAAVAERIGLGAQLQRSAGTLAHGEQRQLELGLALATRPRLLLLDEPMAGMGPDESERMVTLLQALRRETTLLLVEHDMDAVFRLADRISVLVFGKVIASGTPEQIRGNAEVQRAYLGDEETA, from the coding sequence ATGAGTGATCTGCTGCAGATAGATGGCCTGGTCAAACGCTTTGGCGGCCTGACCGCCACCGACCACGCCCACCTGGCCGTGCGCCAGGGCGAGGTGCATGCGTTGATCGGCCCCAACGGCGCAGGCAAGACCACGCTGATCCACCAACTGTCTGGCGCCTTGGCGCCGGATGCGGGCCGCATCGTCTTCGACGGCCAGGACATCACCGCGCTGCCCATGCACCAGCGTGTGCTGCGCGGCCTGGCTCGCTCCTACCAGATCACCACCATCTTCCGCCGCCTGTCGGTGCTCGATAACCTGGCCCTGGCGGTGCAGGCGCGCCAGGGCAGCAGTCTGCGCTTCTGGCGCCCGGCCCGCGCCGAGCACGCCCGCTACGAAGAGGCCGCCGCCGTGGCCGAGCGCATCGGCCTGGGCGCGCAACTGCAGCGCAGCGCCGGCACCCTGGCGCATGGCGAGCAGCGCCAGTTGGAGCTGGGCCTGGCCCTGGCCACCCGCCCGCGCCTGCTGCTGCTGGACGAGCCCATGGCCGGCATGGGCCCGGACGAGTCCGAGCGCATGGTCACTCTGCTGCAGGCGCTGCGCAGAGAGACCACGCTGCTGCTGGTCGAGCACGACATGGACGCCGTCTTCCGCCTGGCCGACCGCATCTCGGTGCTGGTGTTTGGCAAGGTCATCGCCAGCGGCACGCCGGAGCAGATCCGCGGCAATGCCGAGGTGCAGCGCGCCTATCTGGGCGACGAGGAGACAGCATGA
- a CDS encoding ABC transporter ATP-binding protein, translated as MSALLEVEGLETAYGSSQVLFGMHLRIEAGQAATLLGRNGMGKTTTLRSILGLTRARGGSVRFRGERIDQLAPDRIARMGLAVVPEGRQIFANLSVAENLRAFGGNRCGSADPWTLERIYALFPRLQERARNMGNQLSGGEQQMLAIGRALMTNPYLLVLDEATEGLAPLVREEIWRCLATLRGQGQAILVIDKYVQRLLRLADRHTIVERGRVVWEGSSLALAGEPGLWKRYVGV; from the coding sequence ATGAGCGCCCTGCTGGAAGTCGAAGGGCTGGAAACCGCCTACGGCAGCAGCCAGGTGCTGTTTGGCATGCACCTGCGCATAGAGGCCGGCCAGGCCGCCACGCTGCTGGGCCGCAACGGCATGGGCAAGACAACCACCCTGCGCTCCATTCTGGGCCTGACGCGGGCGCGCGGTGGCAGCGTGCGTTTCAGGGGCGAGCGCATCGATCAGTTGGCGCCCGACCGCATCGCCCGCATGGGCCTGGCCGTGGTGCCCGAAGGCCGGCAGATTTTCGCCAACCTGTCGGTGGCCGAGAACCTGCGCGCCTTTGGCGGCAACCGCTGCGGCAGCGCCGACCCGTGGACGCTGGAGCGCATCTACGCGCTCTTCCCCCGCCTGCAAGAGCGCGCCCGCAACATGGGCAACCAGCTCTCTGGCGGCGAGCAGCAAATGCTGGCCATCGGCCGCGCGCTCATGACCAACCCTTACCTGCTGGTGCTGGACGAGGCCACCGAAGGTTTGGCTCCCCTGGTGCGCGAAGAGATCTGGCGCTGCCTGGCCACCCTGCGCGGCCAGGGGCAGGCGATCCTGGTCATCGACAAGTACGTGCAGCGGCTGCTGCGGCTGGCGGACCGGCACACGATTGTGGAGAGGGGGAGGGTGGTGTGGGAGGGGTCTTCTTTGGCGTTGGCTGGGGAGCCGGGGTTGTGGAAGAGGTATGTGGGGGTTTGA
- a CDS encoding thioesterase family protein, producing the protein MTTPPPSLRFEREYQIRFAHCDPAGIIFFPQYLILFNALVEDWVTDGLGIPYADLLGRRRIGMPIVSLRCDFSAISRMGERVIFELAVERVGNASLTLALDARLGDELRVRSRQVLVTTSLDTHRAIPLPDDMRAALAPYHPNR; encoded by the coding sequence ATGACAACCCCTCCACCATCCCTCCGCTTCGAACGCGAATACCAAATCCGCTTTGCCCACTGCGACCCGGCCGGCATCATCTTCTTCCCCCAGTACCTGATCCTCTTCAACGCCCTGGTAGAGGACTGGGTCACCGACGGCCTCGGCATCCCCTATGCCGACCTGCTCGGCCGCCGCCGCATCGGCATGCCCATCGTCAGCCTGCGGTGCGACTTCAGCGCCATCAGCCGCATGGGCGAGCGCGTGATCTTCGAGCTGGCCGTCGAGCGCGTAGGCAACGCCTCGCTCACCCTGGCCCTGGATGCGCGCTTGGGCGACGAGCTGCGCGTGCGCTCGCGCCAGGTGCTGGTCACCACCAGCCTGGACACGCACCGCGCCATCCCCCTCCCGGACGACATGCGCGCCGCGCTGGCCCCGTACCACCCCAACCGCTGA
- a CDS encoding RidA family protein: MQVLLPPGWPRPRGYANGVTARGRMVFVAGMIGWDAQGRFAEGGMAAQVRQALQNIVDVLKAGDARPEHIVRMTWYVTDKQAYIAAYPEIGVAFRELIGSFNASMTAVEVSALIEDQALVEIEATAVVPD; encoded by the coding sequence ATGCAAGTCCTTCTCCCCCCCGGCTGGCCGCGCCCGCGCGGCTACGCCAACGGCGTCACCGCCCGCGGCCGCATGGTCTTTGTCGCCGGCATGATCGGCTGGGACGCCCAAGGCCGCTTCGCCGAAGGCGGCATGGCCGCCCAGGTGCGCCAGGCGCTGCAGAACATCGTCGACGTCCTAAAGGCCGGCGACGCCCGCCCCGAACACATCGTGCGCATGACCTGGTACGTCACCGATAAACAGGCCTACATCGCCGCCTACCCCGAGATAGGCGTGGCCTTCCGTGAACTGATTGGCAGCTTCAACGCGTCAATGACGGCGGTGGAGGTGTCGGCGCTGATTGAGGATCAGGCGCTGGTGGAGATTGAGGCTACGGCTGTGGTGCCGGATTGA